A single genomic interval of Malania oleifera isolate guangnan ecotype guangnan chromosome 11, ASM2987363v1, whole genome shotgun sequence harbors:
- the LOC131167606 gene encoding 18.1 kDa class I heat shock protein-like produces MWATPGNDAVCCSQLGNVVKVKPLINDDREPFKGFSCQGTAATGSKHQAFPGEITAFVNARIDWEKKPETHVVRVHIPNLQKREVKVRVLEGGIVEIRGERRLEKEEKVNGKQVLFEHSSGKFSRQIRFPESADLDKLQACMASGMLTFAVPNKKVIEKKPCVRIVDIHG; encoded by the coding sequence ATGTGGGCAACACCCGGCAACGACGCTGTTTGCTGCAGCCAACTGGGTAACGTCGTCAAGGTCAAGCCCCTCATAAACGACGATCGGGAACCCTTCAAGGGTTTTTCGTGCCAAGGTACTGCTGCAACGGGTTCGAAGCACCAGGCCTTCCCCGGCGAAATTACGGCGTTTGTGAACGCGAGGATAGACTGGGAGAAGAAGCCGGAGACTCACGTGGTCAGAGTGCATATTCCGAACCTGCAGAAACGGGAAGTAAAGGTGCGTGTGCTGGAAGGAGGGATTGTGGAGATAAGGGGCGAGAGGAGGTTGGAGAAGGAAGAGAAGGTGAACGGAAAGCAGGTGCTGTTTGAGCACAGCAGCGGCAAGTTCAGTCGGCAGATAAGGTTTCCTGAGAGTGCTGATCTTGATAAGTTGCAGGCCTGCATGGCGAGTGGGATGCTGACATTTGCTGTTCCTAATAAAAAAGTAATAGAGAAGAAGCCTTGTGTGAGAATTGTTGATATTCATGGTTGA